The proteins below are encoded in one region of Methylobacillus flagellatus KT:
- a CDS encoding YjfB family protein encodes MDVSAIASVASDLSATRLQQEVGTTVLKKALDISSANALALLEALPAPSANLPAHLGQNVNTVA; translated from the coding sequence ATGGATGTGAGTGCAATTGCGAGTGTTGCCTCCGATCTTTCAGCTACGCGCTTGCAGCAGGAAGTGGGGACGACGGTACTGAAAAAAGCCCTGGATATCAGCTCAGCCAATGCGTTGGCATTGCTGGAGGCGCTACCAGCTCCCTCCGCCAATCTGCCGGCACATCTAGGACAGAATGTGAATACGGTGGCTTGA
- a CDS encoding putative bifunctional diguanylate cyclase/phosphodiesterase — protein sequence MMSPVHHQPVSPKLRKAHILAVGLALLIATVTLISMEYASLRRNMTVTMQIQMRIMAGNIAQALVRGEHEVASEVLASLAEAPEIDTAVLYDMQQNRFAEYVRPGSLSRLFDMMVADQVQRHSDMHKSEIWQPVVYGGMQVGMLYMRSNMKGLYRQLLWYVGTTVMVMLVTLFAAALLLSRLQRAMLKAEERAGFLANYDTVTDLPNRHAFSRHFHLLLEGARHRRGVLALLVFDLDDFKVINDTLGHDVGDKLLHLVAQRLMVAAGKKNTVYRVGGDEFAMMLDQPADVENVEAVANRFIRALAPPIVLNDRNFYIGVSIGASIYPYDGEDAAHLLRDADAAMYYAKSRGKNNFQMFSAEMHHKSSTRLLLETELRVALEEKQFELYYQPQFSLPDCKLVGVEALIRWHHPQRGLLCPSSFIPVAEETGLIVRIGEWVLREACRQAMEWKALGVPLRMSVNLSGRQFRQENLVQTMTKIIERTGMDSSLLELEITETVLMEDAEATTTRLADLKAMGMHLAIDDFGTGYSSMAYLKRFPVSRLKIDRSFIRDIPNDPDDVAITTATIQMAHSLKLEVVAEGVETKAQLQFLREQGSDMVQGYLFSRPVSAREMAELVITGKGHQENDFILEQ from the coding sequence ATGATGAGTCCCGTGCATCACCAGCCCGTATCGCCCAAATTGCGTAAGGCCCATATCCTGGCTGTGGGCCTCGCCTTGTTGATTGCCACGGTGACGCTGATCAGCATGGAGTATGCTTCGCTCAGGCGCAACATGACCGTCACCATGCAGATCCAGATGCGGATTATGGCAGGCAATATTGCTCAGGCGCTGGTGCGGGGCGAACATGAGGTGGCATCTGAAGTCCTGGCAAGCTTGGCCGAAGCGCCTGAAATCGATACGGCGGTTCTATATGACATGCAACAGAACCGTTTTGCCGAATATGTACGTCCCGGTAGCCTGTCGCGCTTGTTTGACATGATGGTCGCGGACCAGGTACAGCGTCATTCAGACATGCACAAAAGTGAAATATGGCAGCCTGTCGTATATGGCGGCATGCAAGTCGGGATGTTGTACATGCGATCCAATATGAAAGGATTGTATCGCCAGCTGCTTTGGTATGTTGGTACCACGGTAATGGTGATGTTGGTGACTTTGTTTGCCGCTGCCCTGCTGCTCAGCCGATTGCAACGCGCGATGCTCAAGGCCGAAGAGCGGGCGGGTTTTCTGGCCAATTATGATACGGTGACCGATCTTCCCAACCGCCATGCTTTCAGCAGACATTTCCATTTGCTGCTGGAAGGGGCGCGTCATCGGCGTGGCGTATTGGCATTGCTGGTATTTGACCTGGATGATTTCAAGGTGATCAACGATACCCTGGGGCACGATGTCGGGGATAAGCTGCTGCATTTGGTCGCGCAGCGCCTGATGGTCGCAGCAGGCAAGAAAAATACAGTGTATCGCGTGGGTGGGGATGAATTTGCCATGATGCTTGACCAGCCCGCGGATGTCGAGAATGTGGAGGCTGTTGCCAATCGGTTCATTCGAGCGCTGGCGCCGCCTATTGTCTTGAATGACCGCAACTTTTATATCGGTGTCAGCATTGGCGCGAGTATCTATCCTTACGACGGGGAGGATGCCGCCCATTTGCTGCGTGATGCCGATGCAGCCATGTACTATGCCAAGAGCCGCGGCAAAAACAATTTCCAGATGTTCTCTGCAGAAATGCATCACAAGAGCTCGACTCGCTTGCTCCTCGAAACCGAATTGCGCGTCGCGCTGGAAGAAAAACAGTTCGAGCTTTACTATCAGCCGCAGTTCAGTCTGCCGGATTGCAAGCTGGTGGGGGTGGAGGCTTTGATCCGCTGGCATCATCCACAGCGTGGTCTATTGTGCCCAAGTAGCTTTATTCCGGTTGCCGAGGAGACTGGCCTCATCGTGCGCATCGGGGAGTGGGTATTGCGCGAGGCTTGCAGGCAGGCCATGGAGTGGAAGGCGTTGGGAGTGCCACTGCGCATGAGCGTCAACCTCTCGGGGCGCCAGTTCCGCCAAGAGAACCTGGTACAGACCATGACCAAGATCATTGAGCGAACTGGCATGGATAGCAGCCTGCTCGAATTGGAAATTACCGAAACCGTCCTGATGGAAGACGCGGAAGCGACCACTACTCGCCTGGCAGACCTCAAGGCCATGGGCATGCATCTTGCCATCGATGATTTCGGCACAGGTTATTCATCCATGGCATATCTCAAGCGTTTTCCCGTCAGCCGGCTTAAGATAGACCGCAGCTTTATCCGGGATATCCCCAATGATCCCGACGATGTCGCGATTACCACGGCCACTATCCAGATGGCGCACAGCCTGAAGCTTGAGGTCGTGGCAGAAGGCGTGGAGACCAAAGCACAGTTGCAATTCCTGCGGGAGCAGGGAAGCGATATGGTGCAAGGCTATTTATTCAGTCGTCCAGTGAGCGCACGGGAGATGGCAGAGCTTGTCATCACTGGCAAGGGGCATCAGGAAAATGATTTTATCCTGGAGCAATAA
- a CDS encoding thymidylate synthase — translation MKVYHDLMRHVLEQGHKKEDRTGTGTLSVFGYQMRFDLSEGFPLLTTKKVHLKSIIHELLWFLQGSTNIAYLKENGVTIWDEWADAEGNLGPVYGYQWRNWPKPDGGHIDQISEVIAAIKRNPDSRRLIVSAWNVADVDKMKLPPCHAFFQFYVADGKLSCQLYQRSADIFLGVPFNIASYALLTMMVAQVCDLKLGDFVHTLGDAHIYLNHLEQVKEQLSREPYPLPVMRINPEVKDIFAFRFEDFTLENYQSHPAIKAPVAV, via the coding sequence ATGAAGGTCTATCACGACTTGATGCGCCACGTACTGGAGCAGGGCCACAAGAAGGAAGACCGCACCGGCACCGGTACGCTGTCCGTATTCGGCTACCAGATGCGCTTCGACCTGTCCGAGGGCTTTCCGCTGCTGACCACCAAGAAGGTTCACCTGAAGTCCATTATTCATGAGCTGCTCTGGTTTTTGCAGGGCAGTACCAACATTGCCTACCTCAAGGAAAACGGCGTGACCATCTGGGACGAGTGGGCGGATGCCGAGGGCAACCTGGGGCCAGTGTACGGCTACCAGTGGCGCAATTGGCCCAAACCGGATGGAGGCCATATCGATCAGATCAGCGAAGTGATAGCGGCCATCAAGCGTAATCCGGACTCTCGCCGTCTGATTGTGTCCGCATGGAATGTCGCCGATGTTGACAAGATGAAATTGCCGCCTTGCCATGCGTTTTTCCAGTTCTATGTGGCGGATGGCAAGCTTTCGTGCCAGTTGTACCAGCGTAGTGCGGATATCTTTCTCGGCGTACCGTTCAATATCGCCTCCTATGCCTTGCTCACCATGATGGTGGCGCAGGTATGTGATCTCAAGCTTGGCGATTTTGTACATACACTGGGTGATGCGCATATCTATCTCAATCATCTCGAGCAGGTGAAGGAGCAATTGTCGCGTGAGCCTTATCCTCTGCCTGTGATGCGGATCAATCCCGAGGTCAAGGATATCTTTGCTTTCCGTTTCGAGGATTTCACACTGGAGAATTACCAGTCGCATCCCGCTATCAAGGCCCCCGTTGCAGTGTAG
- a CDS encoding homoserine dehydrogenase produces the protein MKPINVGLLGIGTVGGGTYTVLTRNQEEIARRAGRPIAITRVADRNLELARKVTAGQVDVTDDAFAVVADPSIDIVVELIGGCTVARELVMKAIEHGKHVVTANKALIALHGNEIFAAAQQKGVIVAFEAAVAGGIPIIKAVREGLAANRIEWIAGIINGTTNFILSEMREKGLAFADVLKEAQRLGYAEADPTFDVEGVDAAHKLMILAAIGFGIPMQFDKAYVEGISKLDSIDIRYAEELGYRVKLLGITKRTSQGVELRVHPTLIPEKRLIANVNGAMNAVLVKGDAVGPTLYYGAGAGAEPTASAVVADIVDVTRTHTTDVHQRVPHLAFQPDQLVDLPILAIGEVSSAYYLRLRAVDKPGVLADVTRILGDRQISIDAMIQKEPQEGEDQADIIILTHVTAEKNMDDAIAAIEALPAISGSVTRLRMEELSR, from the coding sequence ATGAAACCCATCAATGTTGGCCTGCTTGGCATCGGTACTGTCGGTGGCGGCACCTATACCGTTCTTACACGCAATCAGGAAGAAATCGCGCGCCGTGCTGGTCGCCCGATTGCCATCACGCGCGTTGCCGACCGCAATCTGGAATTGGCCCGCAAGGTCACGGCAGGTCAAGTTGACGTGACTGACGACGCATTTGCCGTGGTGGCAGATCCCAGCATCGACATCGTGGTCGAGCTGATCGGCGGGTGCACTGTCGCACGCGAATTGGTGATGAAGGCGATCGAACATGGCAAGCATGTGGTCACCGCCAACAAGGCGCTGATCGCGTTGCACGGTAACGAGATTTTTGCCGCGGCGCAGCAGAAGGGGGTGATCGTTGCTTTTGAAGCTGCGGTGGCAGGGGGTATTCCCATCATCAAGGCCGTACGCGAGGGCCTGGCCGCCAACCGTATCGAGTGGATTGCGGGCATCATCAACGGTACCACCAATTTCATCCTCTCGGAAATGCGTGAGAAGGGGCTGGCCTTTGCTGATGTGCTCAAGGAGGCGCAGCGCCTGGGCTATGCCGAGGCCGACCCGACCTTCGACGTTGAGGGTGTGGATGCGGCGCACAAGCTCATGATCCTGGCTGCAATTGGCTTCGGTATCCCGATGCAGTTCGACAAGGCCTATGTTGAAGGCATCAGCAAGCTGGACTCCATTGATATCCGTTATGCGGAAGAGCTGGGCTACCGCGTCAAGCTGCTTGGCATTACCAAGCGCACCAGCCAAGGCGTGGAGCTGCGCGTGCACCCGACCTTGATCCCCGAAAAGCGCCTGATTGCCAATGTCAACGGCGCCATGAATGCGGTGCTGGTGAAGGGGGACGCGGTTGGGCCTACCTTGTATTACGGCGCAGGCGCAGGTGCCGAGCCCACCGCTAGCGCCGTGGTGGCTGATATTGTCGACGTAACGCGCACACACACGACCGATGTGCACCAACGCGTCCCTCACCTGGCGTTCCAACCCGACCAGCTCGTGGATTTGCCCATCCTGGCAATCGGCGAGGTGAGCAGCGCTTATTACCTGCGGCTGCGCGCGGTGGACAAGCCAGGCGTGCTGGCCGATGTGACCCGCATCCTGGGTGACCGCCAGATTTCGATTGATGCCATGATCCAGAAAGAACCACAGGAAGGCGAAGACCAGGCCGATATCATCATCCTGACCCATGTCACGGCCGAGAAGAACATGGATGACGCGATTGCCGCCATCGAGGCATTGCCTGCCATTTCCGGCAGCGTGACCCGCTTGCGTATGGAAGAGCTGAGCCGATAA
- a CDS encoding PepSY domain-containing protein, translated as MVGKTLVVLSTFALAISSSLAIADHHFPKGKVSLETCLEAALKAKPGTVVKVEYKLEGETPVYEFDIESSDSTAWDVECDANTGKIVEIEQEVDSADHPLFKAKQKVSEAEARKTALAAHPGEIVEVEYEIEENGAASYEFDIKTKDGKEFKVEVDASTGKIVEANQEFYQIGKE; from the coding sequence ATGGTGGGAAAAACCTTAGTTGTGCTTAGTACTTTTGCATTGGCGATATCCAGCAGCTTGGCGATTGCTGATCATCACTTTCCCAAAGGAAAGGTCAGCTTGGAAACCTGCCTGGAAGCGGCGCTCAAGGCTAAACCAGGAACAGTGGTCAAGGTAGAGTACAAGCTGGAAGGCGAGACACCAGTTTATGAATTTGATATTGAGTCTAGCGATAGTACCGCTTGGGATGTAGAATGCGACGCTAATACAGGCAAGATCGTGGAAATAGAGCAAGAGGTCGACTCCGCAGACCATCCTCTGTTCAAGGCCAAACAGAAGGTAAGCGAAGCCGAGGCACGCAAGACAGCCCTTGCTGCGCATCCCGGTGAAATTGTCGAGGTTGAATACGAAATTGAAGAGAATGGCGCAGCCTCCTACGAGTTCGACATCAAGACCAAGGATGGCAAGGAATTCAAGGTCGAAGTGGATGCCTCTACTGGTAAAATCGTTGAAGCCAATCAAGAGTTTTACCAGATTGGCAAGGAATGA
- a CDS encoding pyridoxal phosphate-dependent aminotransferase has product MQEISKSSKLSNVCYDIRGPVLDRARQMEEDGHRIIKLNIGNPAPFGFAAPEEILQDVIRNMDSASGYTDSKGLFAARKAIMHYTQQKNIQGVTIDDIIIGNGVSELIVMAMQALLNNGDQVLVPMPDYPLWTAAVNLAGGTARHYVCDEQTGWLPDLRDIENKITANTRGIVIINPNNPTGALYPRETLEGIIEIARHHGLVIFADEIYDKVLFDGNTHTSIASLADDVLFVTFNGLSKNYRTCGYRAGWLVISGEKRHAGDYIEGLNMLASMRLCANVPGQLAIQTALGGYQSIDDLVAPTGRLCKQRDLAYKMLTDIPGVSCVKPKAGLYLFPRLDPKIYPIQDDQQFILDLLLEEKVLLVQGTGFNWRAPDHFRVVFLPNVDDLTEAFTRIARFLENYRKQHSTITIVEGKASKEAQTTSQSASA; this is encoded by the coding sequence ATGCAAGAAATTTCCAAGTCCAGCAAGCTCAGCAACGTATGCTACGACATTCGTGGCCCGGTGCTGGACCGAGCGCGGCAGATGGAGGAGGACGGGCACCGCATCATCAAGCTCAATATCGGCAATCCTGCGCCTTTTGGTTTTGCCGCGCCCGAGGAAATCCTGCAGGACGTGATTCGCAACATGGATTCCGCTTCCGGTTATACGGATTCCAAGGGTCTGTTCGCCGCACGTAAGGCGATTATGCATTACACCCAGCAGAAGAATATCCAGGGTGTGACCATCGATGACATCATCATCGGCAATGGCGTTTCCGAGCTGATCGTCATGGCCATGCAGGCATTGCTCAACAACGGTGACCAGGTACTGGTGCCGATGCCTGATTATCCGTTGTGGACTGCGGCAGTGAACCTGGCGGGCGGGACGGCGCGGCACTATGTCTGCGACGAGCAGACTGGCTGGCTACCCGACCTCCGGGATATCGAGAACAAAATCACGGCGAATACGCGCGGCATCGTCATTATCAACCCGAACAACCCGACGGGTGCCTTGTATCCGCGGGAAACGCTGGAAGGCATCATCGAGATCGCACGCCATCACGGCCTGGTGATTTTCGCGGACGAAATCTACGACAAGGTATTGTTCGACGGCAATACGCACACCTCGATTGCTTCATTGGCTGATGATGTGCTGTTCGTGACCTTCAACGGTCTGTCCAAGAATTATCGTACCTGCGGTTACCGCGCCGGTTGGCTGGTGATCTCGGGAGAGAAGCGGCATGCGGGAGACTACATCGAGGGGTTGAACATGCTGGCTTCGATGCGCCTGTGCGCCAATGTGCCCGGGCAGTTGGCGATCCAGACCGCGCTGGGCGGCTACCAGAGCATAGACGACCTTGTGGCGCCGACCGGCCGGTTATGCAAGCAGCGCGACCTTGCCTACAAGATGCTGACCGATATTCCTGGTGTAAGTTGCGTCAAGCCCAAGGCTGGCCTGTACCTGTTTCCGCGCCTTGATCCCAAAATATATCCCATCCAGGATGACCAGCAATTCATCCTCGACCTGTTGCTGGAGGAGAAAGTCCTGCTGGTGCAGGGCACGGGCTTCAACTGGCGCGCGCCGGATCATTTCCGCGTCGTGTTCCTGCCGAATGTGGATGACCTCACCGAGGCATTTACCCGAATTGCCCGCTTCCTGGAAAATTACCGCAAGCAGCACAGCACCATCACCATAGTGGAAGGCAAAGCCTCGAAAGAGGCACAAACAACCTCCCAAAGCGCGTCGGCATGA
- the thrC gene encoding threonine synthase — protein MRYISTRGQSPAQSFTEILLGGLAPDGGLYLPEQYPQFSQDELNAMRGMHYRDLAFTILSRLIDDIPAADLRAIIDKTYRADVYAYARAGQNAEDITPTLKLEDDLYLLSLSNGPTLAFKDMAMQLLGNLFEYVLAQKGETINILGATSGDTGSAAEYAMRGKQGVKVFMLSPYQKMSRFQTAQMFSLQDDNIFNIAVKGVFDDCQDIVKAVSNDHAFKAKNKIGAVNSINWARVAAQVVYYFKGYFAVTADNAQRVSFAVPSGNFGNVCAGHIARMMGLPIAKLVVATNENDVLDEFFKTGVYRPRGSANTYHTSSPSMDISKASNFERFVFDLVGRDAAKVRELWGKVDAGGSVDLNEGGWFAKVADYGFVSGSSNHANRMQTIRVTHERYGVTIDTHTADGLKVALEQREAGIPMLVLETALPAKFEDAIVEALGQKPERPHSLEGLEALPQRFEVMEADVAAIKQFIVEHV, from the coding sequence ATGAGATATATTTCCACCCGCGGGCAATCGCCCGCACAGTCGTTTACTGAAATCCTGCTTGGCGGCCTGGCGCCCGATGGCGGCCTCTATTTGCCCGAGCAATATCCGCAATTCAGCCAGGACGAGCTGAATGCGATGCGCGGCATGCATTACCGCGACCTGGCGTTCACCATCCTCTCGCGCCTGATCGATGATATTCCTGCTGCTGACCTGCGCGCCATTATCGACAAGACCTATCGTGCGGATGTCTATGCCTATGCGCGCGCTGGACAGAATGCCGAGGACATCACTCCCACGCTCAAGCTGGAGGACGACCTCTACCTGCTGTCCTTGTCCAATGGCCCGACCCTGGCATTCAAGGACATGGCGATGCAGTTGCTTGGCAACCTGTTCGAATATGTGCTGGCGCAGAAAGGCGAGACGATCAATATCCTCGGCGCAACTTCCGGAGACACCGGTTCTGCTGCGGAATACGCCATGCGCGGCAAGCAGGGTGTCAAGGTGTTCATGCTCTCGCCTTACCAGAAGATGAGCCGTTTCCAGACTGCGCAGATGTTCAGCCTGCAGGATGACAATATTTTCAATATCGCGGTCAAGGGCGTGTTCGACGATTGCCAGGACATCGTCAAGGCCGTGTCCAATGACCATGCCTTCAAGGCAAAGAACAAGATCGGCGCAGTAAACTCCATCAACTGGGCGCGTGTGGCGGCCCAGGTGGTGTATTACTTCAAGGGTTACTTTGCCGTCACCGCGGACAATGCGCAGCGGGTCAGCTTCGCCGTGCCTTCCGGCAACTTCGGCAACGTCTGTGCCGGGCATATCGCCCGCATGATGGGCTTGCCGATTGCCAAGCTGGTAGTGGCGACCAACGAAAACGATGTGCTGGACGAATTCTTCAAGACCGGTGTCTATCGTCCGCGCGGTTCTGCCAATACTTACCACACCTCCAGTCCTTCCATGGATATTTCCAAGGCATCCAATTTCGAGCGCTTCGTCTTCGATCTGGTGGGCCGTGATGCGGCCAAGGTGCGTGAGCTGTGGGGCAAGGTAGATGCGGGTGGCAGCGTCGACCTCAATGAAGGCGGTTGGTTTGCCAAGGTGGCGGATTACGGCTTTGTCTCCGGCAGCAGCAACCACGCCAACCGCATGCAGACCATCAGGGTGACCCATGAGCGCTATGGCGTCACCATCGATACCCATACCGCCGATGGTCTCAAGGTGGCGTTGGAGCAGCGCGAGGCGGGCATTCCGATGCTGGTACTTGAAACCGCGTTGCCGGCCAAATTCGAGGATGCGATTGTCGAGGCGCTGGGCCAGAAGCCCGAACGCCCGCACAGCCTGGAGGGCTTGGAAGCCCTGCCGCAGCGCTTTGAGGTGATGGAGGCCGATGTGGCCGCTATCAAGCAGTTCATTGTCGAGCATGTTTGA